TTTTCAATTTCAGAGGCTGCCATTTTTACCTCATACATTTTGTGCAAGCATATGAGCAGCTGTTTCACGCATATCTTGTAGGTCAGATATCTCTGCGAATTCAGCTACAGTTATTGCGCTGGTTGTTAACAACTCAATTATATGCTCGTCCATTCTTGACCATGTTCTTCCGCCTGCATTGTCGTAAGCATCGAGTAACTTTGTCAAACCATCCTTACCAAACAGTAATAGATGTGATAGAAAATCCACAGATGTGTCCGCAATACTAATTTCTGTCCAATCTATCAAACCAGAGACCTCAAAATTCTTATTTATTAGTATGTGGCCAGGGTGTAAATCCCCGTGGCTTACACCTACATGCGATGGCCATAGCGAATCATTCGCCAACCATTCTTGCCAACGCTCCCATAGCTCTGAATTCACATGATACTTCTGTCTCACCTTCTCCATCCGTATCTTCATTGAACTCTTTAAATCTCTAGCATATAGAGTTTTGATACCGATTTCTTTGAAGTGTCGATGTGGTAATGTGTGTAGTTCTGCCAACACTTTACCTAATGACTGATAGTAAGATTGTGGTGTATTCTCTTTGTCAAAACTCCAGATGTAATCTTGTTGCTCTACATCAATTGTTGCAACCGGAACACCATCTAATTGCTTATACGCAATTAGTTCATCATCAAAAATTGACCAATTTGGAACTTGAAAACTCACATGTTCTTCCATAATTTCTAGTGCCCCCTTTTCTTTCAAGGCGCTCCTCATCGAATCTAATCTTCTAGGAATTCTTAGTATCCACTTGCTACCAAGCGTATCTTTTGCATAAGCAACTTGAAAATCAACACCCGATTCATTTACCACAATGCTATTCTCTAACACATCTAATCCTTTATTTTTTGCAAGCCGTTTAAATTCGTTCATGATTTGTTCCTCCAATTTTTATGTTGTGCGATGAGCAAGTGAAATGTATGCATTTTTAATACTTTTCATTTCAATCTTTTCTAATTAGACTTAACTAAATGAAGTCATAAAAAAATCACAGACAAAATGGTGTCTGTGATCAAGAGTAAATGAGCTACAACCAAGAAGCGTCCATTATCAAAAATAAAAGGACACGACAAAAAGAGTTGTAAATCTGCTATGTTTGTAAGTGTGTGGTTTCTTCGTCAAAGATTGATAAAAATGTGCAGACTACTCCCATTTACTCTGTTTTATGAAAACAGAGCCTTTGAACATATTCAATTAGCCATTGTTCAAAGTGTAGTGGCGTAATCTCCCGGCGTGCATCATTCTTAACAATCCTCCTAGTGAATATTATGCTGTTGACTTTATATCAGTTTTTATTCAATGTCAATCGAGCTTTATATTTAGATAAAAATTATTTGCCGATTTGTCTTTATTAAAAAATACTGATTTGTAAGTTTTAAAAATACAATCATGAATAATTGATACTCGTTTTTAATCTTCCCAAAGCTCATCCATCAACTCATCGATATCACTCGATAATCGTTTGCGTTCCTTGGCGTCCACTTCAACTTTCCCATCTTCATAAAACCAAAGCACGTCACCAGGTTGAACCGTGTCTGGAAGTCGTGACTTTGGAATATCCTCCATCACTTCTCCGAATTCGACGACAGCCAAGTCCCCTTCAAATCGATCGATGATTCCCCGCCGTCTCTTCATTTGGATTTTTTCACGGCGTAACTCGAGCCGTTCCCCGTGATGATGATCGTACCGTTCTTATCTGTGCGAAGTGTGTTCACCTTCTGACGTTTCAAGTTCGTCACCACTTCGGACGTCGGATGCCCGTAGCTATTCTTCCCGACACTGATGATGGCATGCTTCGGTTTGACCGTGTTCAGGAACGTGCTGCTTGTCGACGTCTTGGCACCGTGATGCCCCACCTTCAAGACATCCGCTCGGAGCGTCTGTTTCTTCGCCATCATGTCCTTCTCAGAAACGTGTTCCGCGTCCCCTGTGAACAAGAACGTGTTCTTCTTGTACGTGACATGAAGGACTGCACTCCAGTTGTTCAAGTCACTGTTCGAGTAGGCTTTGACCGGACCCACAAACTTCGCACTGACACCTTTGATCGGTAGTTTCACGCCGGCCTGTGCCGTTTTGATGGTCTTCCCTTCCCGTTTGACGGCTTGAAGGAAGTCTTTATAGGCTTGGGTCGTGTGCTTCACTTTTGGCGCGTAGACGTTCTCGACACGATAGGCATCCAAAATTTCATCTAATCCACCGATATGATCCGCGTCCGGATGCGTCGAGATCAACACCTCGATATCATCCACTTTTTGCTTTTTGAGATAGGCGACGATGGCATCGCCCTTTCCTTTGTTCCCCCCGTCGATGATGACGTCCTCACCGCTCGGCATCTTGATATAGATAGCGTCTCCCTGCCCGACATCGATGTAATGGACTTTGATGCTCGCAGCAGCTGATGCTTCCCCGTATGGCGACACCAATAGCGCTCCACTAAATAGAACGGCACTCCCGATCTTGATCAATTTATTCATCTTCTATCACTCCACTTTAAAATTATTGTAAAATTATCCAACACACCTTTATTATAATCCGGTATTTGTTAAATAGCTTCTTATTCCTGTGGTTGACCACATACATAAATAGGTAAGGTATAATTGATA
The sequence above is drawn from the Exiguobacterium aurantiacum genome and encodes:
- the mphN gene encoding macrolide 2'-phosphotransferase MphN, whose translation is MNEFKRLAKNKGLDVLENSIVVNESGVDFQVAYAKDTLGSKWILRIPRRLDSMRSALKEKGALEIMEEHVSFQVPNWSIFDDELIAYKQLDGVPVATIDVEQQDYIWSFDKENTPQSYYQSLGKVLAELHTLPHRHFKEIGIKTLYARDLKSSMKIRMEKVRQKYHVNSELWERWQEWLANDSLWPSHVGVSHGDLHPGHILINKNFEVSGLIDWTEISIADTSVDFLSHLLLFGKDGLTKLLDAYDNAGGRTWSRMDEHIIELLTTSAITVAEFAEISDLQDMRETAAHMLAQNV
- a CDS encoding ComEC/Rec2 family competence protein, which produces MNKLIKIGSAVLFSGALLVSPYGEASAAASIKVHYIDVGQGDAIYIKMPSGEDVIIDGGNKGKGDAIVAYLKKQKVDDIEVLISTHPDADHIGGLDEILDAYRVENVYAPKVKHTTQAYKDFLQAVKREGKTIKTAQAGVKLPIKGVSAKFVGPVKAYSNSDLNNWSAVLHVTYKKNTFLFTGDAEHVSEKDMMAKKQTLRADVLKVGHHGAKTSTSSTFLNTVKPKHAIISVGKNSYGHPTSEVVTNLKRQKVNTLRTDKNGTIIITGNGSSYAVKKSK
- a CDS encoding DUF3006 domain-containing protein, with the protein product MKRRRGIIDRFEGDLAVVEFGEVMEDIPKSRLPDTVQPGDVLWFYEDGKVEVDAKERKRLSSDIDELMDELWED